DNA from Leptolyngbyaceae cyanobacterium:
GGTTGATAAGCACTGCGGGAGGTATTGAGTTTAACTGGTAAACCAATAGGATAAGCGTCGGCGGCGCAGCAGGTAAGTACGAAGCGAGATAGTAACAGATAATTGTCTGGTAATTCTTTGGGATGTACGACGAATCCTTTGACTTTTACTTTTTGTCCGGCGTAGGCATCTGGTTCGGGATAGGTATTGAGGGTGCGTACCCAGTCAATTAGCGATCGCTCTTCCGGTTTTTTGGCGCTGCGGAATTCTTGAGGTTGCGATCGCGTCATTAACAAAGTATCGGTAACCCCTCTTTCCAGCGCAGTTTGACTATTAAACACGCGAGGGGTAATCAGGAATCCCAGAATGGCAGTTATCAGCAGCAAAGTGCTACTCCATCCCAGGGGAAAAACGGTGATATGCTGGTTTTGAGAATAGGAAGGATAAGTTTTTTCCGATATCAATTCATCTTGAAAATTTAACAGCCTAGACATCAAGGAAAATCCCTTTTTGAACCCGGCAATTTGCAGCAGTAACCCACCTACGGTAATGACTAACCACAGCAAATAAGCAATTAATCCTTTTCCTACATTCTTAGGTATGCGATCGAGGGTTTGCTGGGTATAAACCAGGGAAAGTGCTTTTAAAGAGCCGATCGATAATAGTACGAATCCTGCCACAATTACTAACCAAAAGTAATCGGGGTGGATCAACAAGTATAGTTTACCAGTAACCCAGTATTTCAAAAGCAAAATACCCCAAGCGATGATGGTGATGACATCTAACCAAGGCAATAAGGTATTTTGAAATTTATATTTGAGCTTAGTAGTTGAGTTCATCGATGAGGAGTGAGGAGTGAGGAGTGAGTTTACGTTAACTACGAGATATTCACCAAACAGTAAAGTTAGTTAGTATGCTATTTGATAAAGTAGGGTAAACAAAAAAGTAAGCAATGCTGCTAAACCCAAGAAATAAATCACCGCTCTGCTCTTGAATATCGATAACATTAAACCAATTGCTTTCAGGTCGATCATCGGGCCAAATACTAGAAAGGCCAACACGGAAGCAGGGGTAAATACAGAAGCAAACGAAAGAGCAAAAAAGGAATCGACGGTGGAACAAATCGATACTACTGCTGCCAGTACCATCATGGCCAAAATGGAAGTGACGGGACTTTGACCTAAACCGAGAATCACTTCGCGGGGAATCAGTACTTGAATAGTGGCAGCTATAGCGCTTCCCACCACTAATACTGCCCCTAATTCCCTGAGTTCTTGCACTGTATTATCTAAAAACAAACGCAGGCGGTATTTGGTTGGTTTATTAGTTGATAAAAAACCAGAATTTCCGGCAAATGTGGCTGCATCCATCCGCATTACTTGACCGGGCTGCGTTAATAAAAAAGTACCCGATTGCAATAAAGCTGGTATTGGTTCTTCTGGTAAAGATGTATTAGCCCATGCTACTCGCTGTTTGGGTGCTGGGATGAGGTTAGCTACTTGTTGTTGCAAAATCGGTCGCAAGTCGGTCTGTACGCTAAATACCCATCCTACAATGGTGGCGATCGTCAGGGAAAATAGTACTCGCAGTACGACAATTTCCGGTTGGTCTCGAAATGCCGTCCAAGTTGCCCAAATTACGATCGGATTAATAGTAGGGGCTGCTAGTAAAAAACCGATTGCTACTGGTGTGGGTACTCCCTGAATTAACAGCCGCCTCGCTACTGGTACGTTGCCACATTCGCACACCGGAAACAAAAACCCTACTAAGCTGCCTGCTAAAGCCCCCAGCAAAGGGTTTTGAGGCATTGATTTACTCAGTTTGCCTTCGTCGATAAATAATAGCAGCACGCCTGAAAAGATTACCCCAAGCAGTAGAAAGGGCATCGCTTCTACTAGCAAACTCAGGAATAGGGTAAAACCATTGTTTAATTGATTCATTCGATCGATTTGTGGTGAGGAGTGTTGTCTGTAAGCGTTTGTCAAGTCATTTTAACTAATTCGGGCGTCTTGGGGAGGAAAGGGAAAAGGGAGAGGAAAAGTATTATACGCCCTTTTTCCTTTTTCCTTTTTCACCCACAGGGGCGAAGTAACCCCTGAAAATAGCCAGTACCTTGGAAAAGAGTAATAAAAATAACCAAAAAATTTGACTTAGATTACAGGGAATCATATACCTGTTTTTGATAGTCATTTTAGAATGTTTAAACTAAGCTTTTTATGTTGCAACTAGCTTCGATGGAATTTGCTACCCCCAAGTTAGTTAGACTTGATTTTAACGATTTGAAGCAATTTGAACAGGTGAGCGATCGATATAGACATCTGGGTGTGGGCTTTAGTGGAGCGATCGCCCTGCAACCTTCTAACCCAGCCTTTCCAAATAAATCCGGATCTTTCGTGCTAATGCCGATGGGAAATTTAATGAGTTTAAGTGCTTATTTTTACAAACCAATCGGTTGGGCTGGCGCTTTAGTTTGTAGTAGTAGAATTGTGGTGTTAGCAGCTTACGATAAAGAAGGCAACTTCCTCGGCCAAACTAGCACGATCGGCAAATCATCTAATTTAGAAGATCGAGAGGAAGAATCTACCTCTCAACAGCTACAACTCAATTTTCCCAATATCGTTAAATTGGAGTTTTATTCTTGCCTACCTTTCACATTGGATGACTTTTTTTTTGCATTATTAGCTTAGCCAATAATTTACTATCTGGAGCGGGTACATAATATTTTAAAACGGTCAATACAACTAGAAAATTTACGATTGACATTTTTATATTTAGCATTTTTATGTGGATAATACGTAAGTAATTTCCTCAAAAACTCATCCTAGCTAGCTCAAAAAAACATAAGCTTAACTAATATAAAGAGAATCGCTCTGTGCTAGCCATTATTTTGAAGAAATATTTAAATAAGACGATCGTTTAATTAATTTAAGGTTATGACTTGTTTAACTTTTTAAACAAGTATTATTTTATGTATATGATTAGATACAAAATCAAATAAATTTGTTAGCATATTATGTCAGAATAACTCCGCTATAAACAACTAAAAGACTGGCTAGCAGTCTAAGTTATAATTCTAAATAGTCACCACTCAGATGAAATACTATCAGGG
Protein-coding regions in this window:
- a CDS encoding permease — its product is MTNAYRQHSSPQIDRMNQLNNGFTLFLSLLVEAMPFLLLGVIFSGVLLLFIDEGKLSKSMPQNPLLGALAGSLVGFLFPVCECGNVPVARRLLIQGVPTPVAIGFLLAAPTINPIVIWATWTAFRDQPEIVVLRVLFSLTIATIVGWVFSVQTDLRPILQQQVANLIPAPKQRVAWANTSLPEEPIPALLQSGTFLLTQPGQVMRMDAATFAGNSGFLSTNKPTKYRLRLFLDNTVQELRELGAVLVVGSAIAATIQVLIPREVILGLGQSPVTSILAMMVLAAVVSICSTVDSFFALSFASVFTPASVLAFLVFGPMIDLKAIGLMLSIFKSRAVIYFLGLAALLTFLFTLLYQIAY
- a CDS encoding TIGR03943 family protein gives rise to the protein MNSTTKLKYKFQNTLLPWLDVITIIAWGILLLKYWVTGKLYLLIHPDYFWLVIVAGFVLLSIGSLKALSLVYTQQTLDRIPKNVGKGLIAYLLWLVITVGGLLLQIAGFKKGFSLMSRLLNFQDELISEKTYPSYSQNQHITVFPLGWSSTLLLITAILGFLITPRVFNSQTALERGVTDTLLMTRSQPQEFRSAKKPEERSLIDWVRTLNTYPEPDAYAGQKVKVKGFVVHPKELPDNYLLLSRFVLTCCAADAYPIGLPVKLNTSRSAYQPDKWLEIEGMMIAETFGDKRQLTIQANSLTPIPEPKNPYDY